Proteins encoded by one window of Dokdonella sp.:
- a CDS encoding DUF3883 domain-containing protein yields MRGGEQGNGVGQGGGKGGGQGKRTPGHAGARPFISYVSTHPDDDGPDPDGLDEAARMHIEGRAIDLIIGLEPALRRTPEGNPGFDLFEADSGGRQMRWVEVKSMTGTLEDRPVGLSHTQFDCAREKGDAYWLYVVEHATDPAQARVLRIQNPVGHARTFTFDHGWSGIARTDPPQSP; encoded by the coding sequence TTGCGCGGCGGTGAACAAGGCAATGGAGTTGGCCAGGGCGGCGGCAAAGGCGGCGGTCAGGGAAAGAGGACGCCCGGCCACGCAGGCGCGCGGCCATTCATTTCCTACGTAAGCACGCATCCCGATGATGATGGCCCCGATCCCGATGGCCTCGATGAGGCGGCACGGATGCATATCGAGGGGCGTGCAATTGACCTGATCATTGGTCTTGAACCGGCGCTGCGCCGCACTCCGGAAGGCAACCCGGGTTTTGACCTCTTCGAAGCCGACAGTGGTGGCAGGCAGATGCGCTGGGTCGAAGTGAAGTCGATGACGGGCACGTTGGAAGATCGCCCCGTGGGTCTGTCACACACACAATTCGACTGCGCGCGCGAAAAGGGCGATGCGTACTGGTTGTATGTGGTCGAGCACGCAACCGATCCGGCACAAGCCCGCGTGCTCAGAATCCAGAACCCCGTTGGCCACGCCCGGACGTTCACGTTCGACCATGGCTGGAGCGGGATCGCTCGAACTGATCCGCCCCAATCGCCGTGA
- a CDS encoding ankyrin repeat domain-containing protein: MSKSPFTGTAGAALAAAVRADDAALIKTLVAEGGNPNAEGEKGMTLLQWAMFSQNRTAFLTLLDAGADPARGNQDGLTAVHLAAMADTKWWLEKLLERRFGADTPNTVTAATPLMAALLAERADNVDRLLAAGADPNAKDRKGDTALHLAASINEAGRVLQLLEAGADPLARNAQGATFQRYLFMTPERNLDTRTRAARERVRAWLVAHNIAVEDPGAG, from the coding sequence ATGAGCAAATCCCCGTTCACGGGCACGGCTGGCGCCGCGCTCGCCGCTGCCGTGCGTGCCGATGATGCGGCCCTGATCAAGACCCTGGTCGCCGAAGGCGGCAACCCGAACGCCGAGGGCGAGAAGGGCATGACCTTGCTGCAATGGGCGATGTTCTCGCAGAACCGCACGGCCTTCCTGACCCTGCTCGATGCCGGTGCCGATCCGGCCCGTGGCAACCAGGATGGACTGACTGCCGTGCATCTGGCGGCCATGGCCGACACGAAGTGGTGGCTCGAGAAGCTGCTCGAGCGCAGGTTCGGTGCGGATACACCGAACACGGTGACGGCGGCAACGCCACTGATGGCGGCGCTGCTCGCCGAACGCGCCGACAACGTCGACCGGCTGTTGGCCGCCGGCGCCGATCCAAACGCGAAGGACCGCAAGGGCGACACTGCGCTGCACCTTGCTGCCTCGATCAACGAGGCCGGGCGCGTGCTGCAGTTGCTCGAAGCCGGGGCCGACCCGCTGGCGCGGAATGCGCAGGGCGCCACCTTCCAGCGTTACCTGTTCATGACCCCCGAGCGCAACCTGGATACGCGCACGCGCGCAGCGCGGGAGCGCGTGCGCGCCTGGCTGGTCGCCCACAACATCGCGGTCGAGGATCCCGGCGCCGGCTGA
- a CDS encoding (2Fe-2S)-binding protein has protein sequence MYVCVCNAVTDRDIHEAAASGVETLAELSLRTGCSDCCGTCADLAGEILAEARAKHVRVVPFGLAIAA, from the coding sequence ATGTACGTCTGCGTCTGCAATGCCGTGACCGACCGCGACATCCACGAAGCCGCCGCCAGCGGTGTGGAGACGCTGGCCGAGCTGAGCCTGCGCACGGGTTGCTCGGACTGCTGCGGCACCTGTGCCGACCTGGCCGGCGAGATCCTCGCCGAGGCGCGCGCCAAGCATGTGCGCGTCGTCCCGTTCGGGCTGGCGATCGCCGCCTGA
- the bfr gene encoding bacterioferritin: MKGDPKVIEILNKVLYNELTAINQYFLHYRMYRNWGFKALAKHEYEESIDEMKHADRLIDRILFLDGLPNLQHLGKLLIAETPIEALSCDLRLEQAALPDLKAGIALCESVGDYVSRELLEDILESEEEHVDWLETQLGLVDQLGEANYLQAQLGD, encoded by the coding sequence ATGAAGGGCGATCCCAAAGTCATCGAGATCCTCAACAAGGTGCTCTACAACGAGCTGACCGCGATCAACCAGTATTTCCTGCATTACCGCATGTATCGGAACTGGGGTTTCAAGGCGCTCGCGAAACACGAGTACGAGGAGTCGATCGACGAGATGAAGCATGCGGACAGGCTGATCGACCGCATCCTCTTCCTCGATGGCCTGCCCAATCTGCAACACCTCGGCAAGCTGCTGATCGCCGAGACGCCGATCGAGGCGCTGTCCTGCGACCTGCGCCTCGAACAGGCTGCGTTGCCCGACCTCAAGGCCGGCATCGCCTTGTGCGAAAGCGTCGGCGACTACGTCAGCCGCGAACTGCTCGAGGACATCCTCGAATCCGAGGAGGAGCACGTCGACTGGCTGGAAACCCAGCTCGGACTGGTCGACCAGCTCGGCGAGGCGAACTACCTGCAAGCGCAGTTGGGCGACTGA
- a CDS encoding M91 family zinc metallopeptidase yields MSSIEARSATNDPGLSGYWNNPPGAEQFDKALDLGQAGRVEPTWRAATDDATLIDGNATNAGGRSTRQTPDGKTIAVDPIASDRDLSITRERTIGDAGGGRQYVTSDQLVFSTGAGNDEVRVTRNDDGSLALDANGQRYRLELASGQELTIRTGDGNDVIDVAPDVEVNIIVDAGAGDDTIRTGAGNDRVDGGAGNDTIYTGAGDDYVFGNSGNDRISAGAGNDVVYGGDGDDRLYGQNGNDFLDGGAGNDVIYGGAGNDILSGGLGDDRLEGHSGDDRIYAGAGNDIISNTGGSNAVYAQVGIDQVSASRGATNSVINVDLTGTPGSIGVRVEGSDGFRQRMESDLEFLRSSPNGRLMLAEFDAAAARGNTVTIRELANEQNGYAMSSGDEIRNGRPGRGSDVGIAYNPEFFMSAFPAPAVVLFHEMSHAWNGVNGTFLPGVYSGSDVRDRSAGVPNAERQAVGLETTAPAYDFDGDPSTPATTHNPYALTENGLRSELGLPLRLHYAL; encoded by the coding sequence ATGTCCTCCATCGAGGCCCGCAGCGCCACCAACGATCCAGGCCTGTCCGGCTACTGGAACAATCCGCCCGGCGCGGAACAGTTCGACAAGGCGCTCGACCTCGGGCAGGCCGGCCGCGTCGAACCGACTTGGCGTGCAGCCACCGACGATGCCACGCTGATCGATGGCAACGCGACGAACGCCGGTGGACGCAGCACGCGGCAGACACCCGATGGCAAGACGATCGCGGTCGATCCGATCGCCTCCGACCGTGACCTGAGCATCACCCGCGAACGCACGATCGGCGATGCCGGTGGCGGACGCCAGTACGTCACCTCGGACCAGCTCGTGTTCAGCACGGGTGCCGGCAACGATGAAGTTCGCGTCACGCGCAACGACGACGGCAGCCTTGCCCTCGATGCCAACGGCCAGCGTTACCGGCTGGAACTGGCCAGTGGCCAGGAGCTCACGATCCGCACCGGCGACGGCAACGATGTGATCGACGTGGCCCCCGACGTCGAGGTCAACATCATCGTCGACGCTGGCGCAGGCGACGACACCATCCGTACCGGTGCCGGCAACGACCGCGTCGACGGCGGGGCCGGCAACGACACGATCTACACCGGCGCCGGGGACGACTACGTGTTCGGAAACTCGGGCAACGACCGCATCTCGGCCGGTGCCGGCAACGACGTCGTCTATGGCGGCGATGGCGACGATCGCCTCTATGGCCAGAATGGCAACGATTTCCTCGATGGCGGCGCCGGCAACGACGTCATCTATGGCGGCGCCGGCAACGACATCCTCTCCGGCGGGCTCGGCGACGACCGCCTCGAAGGTCACAGCGGCGACGACCGCATCTACGCAGGTGCCGGCAACGACATCATCAGCAACACCGGAGGCAGCAATGCCGTCTACGCCCAGGTCGGGATCGACCAGGTTTCGGCATCGCGCGGTGCCACCAACTCGGTCATCAACGTCGACCTGACCGGCACGCCGGGCAGCATCGGCGTGCGCGTGGAAGGTTCGGACGGCTTCCGGCAGCGCATGGAATCGGACCTCGAATTCCTGCGCTCGTCGCCGAATGGCCGCCTCATGCTCGCCGAGTTCGATGCCGCCGCCGCGCGTGGCAACACGGTGACGATCCGCGAACTGGCCAATGAGCAGAACGGTTACGCGATGAGCAGCGGCGACGAGATCCGGAACGGTCGCCCCGGGCGTGGCTCGGATGTCGGGATCGCCTACAACCCCGAGTTCTTCATGTCCGCGTTCCCGGCGCCGGCCGTGGTCCTGTTCCACGAGATGTCGCATGCCTGGAATGGCGTCAACGGCACCTTCCTGCCCGGTGTCTACAGCGGCAGCGACGTCCGCGATCGCAGCGCCGGCGTGCCCAATGCCGAGCGTCAGGCGGTGGGCCTCGAAACCACCGCGCCGGCCTACGATTTCGATGGCGATCCATCCACGCCAGCGACCACGCACAACCCGTACGCACTCACCGAGAACGGCCTGCGCAGCGAACTCGGGCTGCCGCTGCGCCTGCACTACGCACTCTGA
- a CDS encoding ATP-binding protein — MIPLPTRSEPARGARTATMAAFGITLAAALAAPFLLPLPAGAIVGGTGLLIALLSGIGLRRTGAGNHGIASTQTAPKPADETERELASLRTMQHDLIAAKQAAEAATMAKGEFLATMSHEIRTPLNGIIPLLDLLLSTPLQADQREYLATARESAGELLRIVDDILDYSKLEASKLELESVGLNLKELVDSVAMLMEGSATAKGLRLSVAIDPSVRLAVRGDPVRLRQVLTNLVSNAIKFTERGSVTIQVGKRGESRSHYETVFGVRDTGIGLDEKAAARLFAPFSQADASTTRLYGGTGLGLTICKRLVDLMGGKIGVRSEPGRGSLFWFNVPLLKAVGDIRVRRDLNGVRALVVSPDEGFVRRCSGLLGNLGVSVTPITLAAEALNRLRAGSNNERWGYELVVLDAETIRQAAVAFARNVLRDPALNHVRMLACGSDEAIEDLRGPARTGTLGARFDERELRSVLYQLLGIDDAPAEREAPLFDLPATVAAPTAAGPPRLRGRVLLVEDNPVNLQVARRLLSLAGLEIDTAGNGRVALDCLADAHYDLVLMDCQMPVMDGYTATRQRREAEAANGLPRLPIIAMTANAMAGDREKCLAAGMDEYLSKPLDRSLLESTLARWLADAPGPAAATTPVAATTASASPAQDAATALDEAVIRELVDVMGNEFGDLVRVYLEDAPRLIGALRGAALRGDVDTFGVTAHSLKSSSANLGARMLAELARQAEQATREGREIDLDASAQAIEDAFGRAREAFRALGF; from the coding sequence ATGATTCCACTGCCGACCCGCTCCGAACCCGCGCGCGGCGCGCGCACGGCAACGATGGCGGCGTTCGGCATCACCCTCGCCGCGGCACTCGCCGCACCGTTCCTGCTGCCCCTGCCGGCCGGGGCGATCGTCGGCGGCACCGGCCTGCTGATCGCGCTGCTGTCCGGCATCGGCCTGCGCCGGACCGGTGCGGGCAACCACGGCATCGCGTCGACACAGACTGCCCCCAAGCCTGCGGACGAAACCGAGCGCGAGCTCGCTTCGCTGCGCACCATGCAGCACGACCTCATTGCCGCCAAACAGGCGGCCGAAGCAGCGACCATGGCCAAGGGCGAGTTCCTCGCCACGATGAGCCATGAGATCCGCACGCCGCTCAACGGCATCATCCCCCTGCTCGACCTGCTGCTTTCGACACCGTTGCAGGCCGACCAGCGCGAGTACCTCGCGACCGCGCGCGAATCGGCCGGCGAACTGCTGCGCATCGTCGACGACATCCTCGACTACTCCAAGCTCGAAGCCAGCAAGCTCGAACTCGAAAGCGTCGGCCTGAATCTCAAGGAACTGGTCGACTCGGTGGCGATGCTGATGGAGGGCAGCGCGACCGCAAAAGGCTTGCGCCTCAGTGTCGCCATCGACCCTTCCGTGCGGCTCGCCGTGCGCGGCGACCCGGTACGCTTGCGCCAGGTGCTGACCAACCTGGTCAGCAACGCGATCAAGTTCACCGAGCGCGGCAGCGTGACGATCCAGGTCGGCAAGCGCGGCGAGTCGCGCAGCCACTACGAAACCGTGTTCGGCGTGCGCGACACCGGCATCGGTCTCGACGAGAAAGCCGCCGCCCGGCTGTTCGCACCGTTCTCGCAGGCCGATGCCTCGACCACGCGCCTGTACGGTGGCACCGGTCTCGGACTGACCATCTGCAAGCGCCTGGTCGACCTCATGGGCGGCAAGATCGGTGTGCGCTCGGAGCCGGGCCGTGGCTCGCTGTTCTGGTTCAACGTGCCGTTGCTGAAGGCGGTCGGCGACATTCGCGTGCGCCGCGACCTCAATGGCGTGCGCGCGCTGGTGGTCTCGCCCGACGAAGGCTTCGTACGCCGCTGCAGCGGCCTGCTCGGCAACCTCGGAGTCAGCGTGACGCCGATCACACTCGCGGCCGAAGCGCTCAACCGCCTGCGTGCCGGCTCGAACAATGAACGCTGGGGTTATGAGCTGGTCGTGCTCGACGCCGAGACGATCCGCCAGGCAGCAGTCGCATTTGCACGCAACGTGCTGCGTGATCCGGCCTTGAACCACGTGCGCATGCTCGCCTGCGGCTCCGACGAGGCGATCGAGGATCTGCGCGGCCCTGCGCGCACGGGCACGCTGGGAGCACGCTTCGATGAGCGCGAACTGCGCAGCGTGCTGTACCAGCTGCTCGGCATCGACGACGCGCCTGCCGAGCGCGAGGCGCCACTGTTCGACCTGCCGGCCACCGTGGCGGCACCGACTGCCGCCGGGCCGCCACGCCTGCGCGGACGCGTGCTGCTCGTCGAGGACAACCCGGTCAACCTGCAGGTCGCGCGCCGCCTGCTGAGCCTCGCCGGCCTCGAGATCGATACCGCCGGCAATGGCCGCGTCGCACTCGACTGCCTGGCCGACGCACACTACGACCTCGTCCTGATGGACTGCCAGATGCCGGTGATGGACGGCTATACGGCCACGCGCCAGCGCCGTGAAGCGGAAGCCGCGAACGGCCTGCCTCGTCTGCCGATCATCGCCATGACCGCCAACGCCATGGCCGGTGACCGCGAGAAGTGCCTCGCTGCCGGCATGGACGAATACCTCAGCAAGCCCCTCGACCGCAGCCTGCTCGAAAGCACCTTGGCGCGTTGGCTGGCCGATGCGCCGGGTCCAGCCGCCGCAACCACGCCCGTCGCCGCGACGACGGCATCCGCATCGCCTGCACAGGACGCGGCGACCGCACTCGACGAGGCGGTCATTCGCGAGCTGGTCGACGTCATGGGCAACGAATTCGGCGACCTCGTGCGCGTCTATCTCGAGGACGCTCCACGTCTCATCGGCGCCCTGCGTGGCGCGGCGCTGCGCGGCGATGTCGACACCTTCGGCGTGACCGCGCACTCACTCAAGTCCTCCAGCGCCAACCTCGGAGCACGCATGCTCGCCGAACTGGCGCGCCAAGCCGAGCAGGCCACCCGCGAAGGCCGCGAGATCGACCTCGACGCCAGCGCGCAGGCGATCGAGGATGCGTTCGGCCGGGCCCGCGAAGCCTTCCGCGCGCTGGGCTTCTGA
- a CDS encoding EAL domain-containing protein has protein sequence MNIAQAGRRQPSRSALLAQLPLRLGELGRRGEQLTRNGWDINAMWLLASDAETLADTSARLGDEAGARHLVELAECLWPLLDQPALPDEASSARIGEILAALVGAEASETTPTMPGDEATLFGYAANDDNGFPLLLRPPPHYWQRFPARAKPIETPAVVPASVVPANDPAPAPAVEPAHAPVAAAAALPASASAENDDEPARQVALQLSDGSPLAVEVETRLRAQGCTLHSVADLATLKAHLGGTTPRLVIVHTRNLDAIDELGAIVQAARARSSHRLTWLTIAPAADLAARLRVMRAGCDALMADSASADDVSARIEELGESAAADPYRVMIVEDDRSQAMFAESILRKNGMQTLIVAEAVAVLDQLDAFRPDLILMDLHMPVCDGIELTALIREREAFVSTPIVFLSGDNDTDRHFAALSAGGDDFLSKPIAPKHLVAAVGSRVRRARALERRRGPAAHDPFRATSANDTPTNRAAAPAPRQPPAAVPEPAVPDRVSDEVAVTALRQALDNGGFRIVFQPIVSLRGDEDERFQALLRLPAVEGRTYAAGELVPVAERAGLIADIDRWVLGDCIRTLGERARLGHAVRLFVSQSMASARETDRAEWLRRQLEQHRVPASQLILELRAEEAFAALSHTVAFALAMKQIGTGVAISGFDGGARGYEMLSHLPIDYIKLTARFARAGDEALRKELRELVKLAHAGGRRVIAPRVEDARATAALWSDGVDLIQGNFVRQADRDLSYDFHAAAM, from the coding sequence ATGAACATCGCCCAGGCCGGCCGTCGTCAGCCCAGCCGATCGGCGCTGCTCGCGCAACTGCCACTGCGGCTCGGCGAACTGGGCCGGCGCGGCGAGCAACTCACCCGGAACGGCTGGGACATCAACGCCATGTGGCTGCTCGCCAGCGATGCCGAGACGCTCGCCGACACCAGTGCGCGGCTCGGCGACGAGGCTGGCGCACGCCATCTGGTCGAACTGGCCGAATGCCTGTGGCCACTGCTCGACCAACCGGCGCTGCCGGACGAAGCCAGTTCGGCACGCATCGGTGAGATCCTGGCCGCCCTCGTCGGCGCAGAGGCAAGCGAAACGACGCCAACGATGCCGGGCGACGAAGCCACCCTGTTCGGCTATGCGGCGAACGACGACAACGGTTTCCCCTTGCTGCTGCGGCCACCGCCGCACTACTGGCAACGCTTTCCCGCACGCGCGAAGCCGATCGAAACGCCAGCAGTCGTACCGGCGAGCGTGGTCCCCGCGAATGACCCGGCTCCGGCACCAGCGGTCGAACCGGCCCATGCGCCAGTCGCAGCGGCCGCAGCCCTGCCGGCATCCGCCAGTGCCGAGAACGATGACGAGCCCGCCCGTCAGGTCGCCCTGCAGCTCAGTGATGGCAGCCCGCTTGCCGTCGAAGTCGAAACCCGACTGCGCGCGCAGGGCTGCACGCTGCACTCGGTCGCCGACCTCGCCACGCTCAAGGCCCACCTCGGCGGCACCACGCCCCGTCTCGTCATCGTGCACACACGCAACCTCGATGCGATCGACGAGCTCGGCGCGATCGTGCAAGCCGCACGGGCGCGCAGCAGCCACCGGCTGACCTGGCTGACCATCGCGCCGGCAGCCGACCTCGCCGCGCGCCTGCGTGTCATGCGTGCCGGTTGCGATGCGCTGATGGCGGACTCGGCCAGTGCCGACGACGTCAGCGCACGCATCGAGGAACTCGGCGAGTCGGCCGCAGCGGATCCATACCGCGTCATGATCGTCGAGGACGACCGCTCGCAGGCAATGTTCGCCGAGTCGATCCTGCGCAAGAACGGCATGCAGACGCTGATCGTCGCCGAGGCAGTCGCCGTACTCGACCAGCTCGATGCCTTCCGTCCCGACCTGATCCTGATGGACCTGCACATGCCGGTCTGCGACGGCATCGAGCTGACCGCGCTGATCCGCGAGCGCGAAGCCTTCGTATCGACGCCGATCGTGTTCCTCTCCGGCGACAACGACACCGACCGCCACTTCGCCGCGCTCAGCGCTGGTGGCGACGACTTCCTGTCCAAGCCGATCGCGCCCAAGCACCTGGTCGCCGCAGTCGGCAGCCGCGTGCGCCGCGCGCGCGCGCTCGAGCGCCGGCGCGGCCCGGCCGCGCACGATCCGTTCCGCGCCACGTCTGCCAATGACACGCCGACGAACCGCGCGGCCGCACCCGCACCGCGCCAGCCACCTGCGGCCGTGCCGGAACCCGCGGTACCTGATCGCGTCAGCGACGAAGTGGCCGTCACGGCGCTCCGTCAGGCCCTCGACAATGGCGGCTTCCGCATCGTGTTCCAGCCGATCGTGTCGCTGCGCGGCGACGAAGACGAGCGCTTCCAGGCCCTGCTCCGCTTGCCCGCTGTCGAAGGCCGCACCTACGCGGCGGGCGAACTCGTGCCCGTCGCCGAGCGCGCCGGCCTGATCGCAGACATCGACCGCTGGGTGCTCGGTGACTGCATCCGCACGCTCGGCGAACGGGCGCGCCTGGGCCATGCCGTGCGCCTGTTCGTCAGCCAGTCGATGGCCAGCGCGCGCGAAACCGACCGCGCCGAATGGCTGCGCCGGCAGCTCGAACAGCATCGCGTTCCGGCTTCGCAGCTCATCCTCGAACTGCGTGCCGAGGAAGCATTTGCCGCGCTTTCCCACACCGTCGCGTTCGCCCTGGCCATGAAGCAGATCGGCACCGGTGTGGCGATATCCGGTTTCGATGGCGGCGCGCGTGGCTACGAGATGCTCAGCCACCTGCCGATCGACTACATCAAGCTGACCGCGCGCTTCGCCCGCGCCGGCGACGAGGCGCTGCGCAAGGAACTGCGCGAGCTGGTCAAGCTCGCGCATGCCGGCGGGCGCCGCGTGATCGCACCACGGGTCGAGGATGCGCGCGCCACCGCGGCGCTGTGGTCCGACGGCGTCGATCTGATCCAGGGCAATTTCGTCCGCCAGGCCGACCGCGACCTGAGCTACGACTTCCACGCCGCGGCGATGTGA
- a CDS encoding CopD family protein encodes MLWLKAFHIVFVVTWFAGLFYLPRLFVYHTEAGEPVVRERLKTMERRLLGITHIGGALALASGLALTAWWLANAPEMLRQGGWFHLKLLLVVALIAYHASLARFVRVFARDANTRSSRWLRIYNEAPALLLIAIVVLVVVKPF; translated from the coding sequence ATGCTGTGGCTCAAGGCATTCCATATCGTTTTCGTCGTCACCTGGTTCGCCGGCCTGTTCTACCTGCCGCGCCTGTTCGTCTACCACACCGAGGCCGGCGAGCCGGTTGTGCGCGAACGCCTGAAGACGATGGAGCGACGCCTCCTCGGCATCACCCACATCGGCGGGGCGCTTGCGCTGGCCTCGGGTCTTGCCCTGACCGCCTGGTGGTTGGCCAACGCGCCGGAGATGCTGCGCCAGGGCGGCTGGTTCCACCTCAAGTTGCTGCTCGTGGTTGCCCTGATCGCCTACCACGCCAGCCTCGCCCGCTTCGTGCGGGTGTTCGCGCGCGACGCCAACACGCGCTCGAGCCGCTGGCTGCGCATCTACAACGAAGCACCGGCGCTGCTGCTCATCGCCATCGTCGTGCTGGTCGTGGTCAAGCCGTTCTGA
- a CDS encoding DUF6776 family protein, producing MNSPQFVVRPFDPARARRVRLFLVMAWLGSLAITAALAAWLVMRHERAQVRGDQPNPEVEALKSRIVVLERSEQVAKAALGELQSTLRDREEEIAGVRADLAFYGRLVGGARREGIAVHALSLQPVPGSQAWNFDVTLTQNFRRGSETRGRLTLSVSGIADDKLVTLAWSDLAGAPESSGIGYAFKYFQQVKGTIMLPAGFEPNRVRALAEGEGGRADQEFPWNEAAKAGETNDVRQ from the coding sequence GTGAATTCTCCGCAGTTCGTCGTACGCCCGTTCGATCCCGCGCGTGCGCGCCGTGTCCGCCTGTTCCTCGTCATGGCCTGGCTCGGTTCGCTGGCGATCACGGCCGCGCTTGCAGCCTGGCTGGTGATGCGCCACGAGCGCGCCCAGGTCCGCGGCGATCAGCCGAACCCGGAAGTCGAGGCACTGAAATCGCGCATCGTCGTGCTCGAGCGCTCCGAGCAGGTCGCCAAGGCTGCACTCGGCGAGTTGCAGTCGACCCTGCGCGACCGTGAGGAGGAGATCGCCGGCGTGCGCGCCGATCTCGCCTTCTATGGCCGGCTGGTTGGAGGTGCCCGACGCGAAGGCATCGCCGTGCATGCGCTGAGCCTGCAACCGGTGCCCGGCTCGCAGGCATGGAACTTCGATGTGACCCTCACCCAGAATTTCCGCCGCGGCAGTGAAACGCGCGGGCGACTCACGCTGTCGGTGTCGGGCATTGCCGATGACAAGCTGGTCACCCTCGCCTGGTCCGACTTGGCCGGAGCGCCCGAGAGCTCCGGAATCGGGTATGCGTTCAAGTATTTCCAGCAGGTCAAGGGCACCATCATGCTGCCGGCCGGTTTCGAGCCGAATCGCGTGCGTGCGCTCGCGGAAGGCGAAGGTGGGCGTGCAGACCAGGAATTCCCGTGGAACGAAGCGGCCAAGGCCGGGGAGACGAATGATGTTCGGCAGTGA
- a CDS encoding polymer-forming cytoskeletal protein, giving the protein MFGSDKRNGRTTTTITTLIAHGTVIRGDVEYTGGLHLDGVVEGSLIAQGEQAVLTVSEKGRVAGSIRAANACINGEVIGDIFVSGRLELAAQARIDGNVHYKVLEMTAGAQVNGKMVHESDVPRQLTGPAGSETAEAADA; this is encoded by the coding sequence ATGTTCGGCAGTGACAAGCGCAACGGGCGGACGACCACCACGATCACCACCCTGATCGCGCATGGCACGGTGATCCGCGGCGATGTCGAGTACACCGGCGGTCTGCACCTCGACGGTGTCGTCGAGGGTTCGCTGATCGCGCAGGGCGAGCAGGCGGTGCTCACGGTCAGCGAGAAGGGGCGCGTCGCCGGCTCGATCCGCGCGGCCAATGCCTGCATCAATGGCGAAGTGATCGGCGACATCTTCGTCAGCGGGCGCCTCGAACTCGCCGCCCAGGCGCGCATCGACGGCAATGTGCACTACAAGGTGCTCGAAATGACGGCTGGCGCGCAGGTCAACGGCAAGATGGTCCATGAATCCGACGTGCCGCGGCAGCTCACCGGCCCGGCGGGCAGCGAGACGGCCGAAGCAGCCGATGCTTGA
- the erpA gene encoding iron-sulfur cluster insertion protein ErpA translates to METPTPTYLDAAEAPLVFTHAAASKVGELIAEEGNPALKLRVYITGGGCSGFQYGFTFDEERAEDDLAVERDGVILLVDPLSLQYLDGAEIDYAESLSGAQFVIRNPNAKTTCGCGSSFAV, encoded by the coding sequence ATGGAAACCCCCACCCCGACATATCTGGATGCCGCCGAGGCACCGTTGGTGTTCACTCACGCCGCTGCAAGCAAGGTGGGCGAACTGATTGCCGAGGAAGGCAATCCGGCGCTCAAGCTGCGCGTCTACATCACCGGCGGCGGCTGCTCCGGTTTCCAGTACGGCTTCACCTTCGACGAGGAGCGTGCCGAGGATGACCTTGCCGTCGAGCGTGATGGCGTGATCCTGCTGGTCGACCCGCTGAGCCTGCAATACCTGGACGGTGCGGAGATCGACTACGCCGAATCACTGAGCGGCGCGCAGTTCGTAATCCGCAACCCCAATGCCAAGACGACCTGCGGCTGCGGCTCGTCGTTCGCGGTCTGA